The nucleotide sequence TCGTGTTTGCCGGCGACGCGCCGGAAAATAGCGTTCCCGCGGTACTGCTAGGGCTGCGGGCGGACGAGAACCTGTTTGTCGACACCGACGGCGACTGGCCCCGCGGCTATATCCCCGCATTTGTGCGGCGCTATCCGTTCGTGCTTGCCGAACAGGATAACGGCGAAGACTTCACCGTCTGCGTGGATGAACACTATCCGGGCCTGAATGAGCAGGAAGGGGAGCTGCTGTTCGAGGACGATGGCAGCGAGGGTGCGTTCCTCACCCGGGCCATCGCATTTTTGCGTCACTTCCAGGGGCAGATGAAACGGACGCAGTCGTTTGTCGCGCGGTTGAACGAACTCGGCCTGCTGGAAGCGAAAGTCATCCAGAGCCGGATGGGCGAAGGCAGTGAGCCGGTCACCCTGCGTGGTTTTCATGTGATCAACGAAAACAAGCTGCAAGAGCTCACGGACGCCGCGCTGCGCCAATTGCTGGTCAACGGCGAGCTCGCCTGGATCTATGCCCACCTGATTTCGCTGGCCAATGTCGATGCGTTGTCTCAACGGCTGAAGGCCGAGGGCGACACGTCGTTCCAACCCTAAGCGCCAGAACTTTAGACCCTGATTTGAATAGAGAATTAATTTGCCCGGTGACTGATTAGCAAAAACCGACCGAGACAGTGGAACGTCTAGGCTGGGGGGGGTATAACGATGAAACGTAGTAACAAGATCGCCCGCATCTGTCGAACCGCGCAGAAAAAATCGCGCAGTGGACACGCGCGCCATATGGCGCAGCCGGTCGTCACCAGTGTGCCGTCGTTTCGCTTGGCGCCGCTGACCGCCGCGATACTGGCCTCCTTCGGTGTGAGTGCTCCCGCTTGGGCCGGCCCGAACGTCATTACCCCGGACGGTAGAACCCAAACCCGGCTGGACGTCCACGGCCAGATCACCGACATCAACACGCAAACCGTCAGCGGCAAGGACGGCTTCAACTCCTTCCATCGCTTCGAAGAAGCCGACGGCAGCACCGTCAACCTGCACCTACCGGGCGGCACTGACAACCTCATTAATCTGGTTCACGACCGAAAGATTTTAATCAACGGTACGCTCAACAGTCTCAAGAACGGCGAGCTCGGCGGCCACGTCTTCTTTGCCGACCCGCACGGTATGCTAGTGGGCACGGAGGGCGTACTGAACGTGGGCACGCTGTCGGTGAGTACGCCGACCCAGCAGTTCGTGGACGGGGTCATCGGCCCGAGCGGCATCATCAACGCGGCCTCGGTCAGCGCACTTAAAGCCGGCACGGCACCGCAGGCGGCTGATGCGACTGTGGATATCAAGGGTCAGGTCAATGCCCCGCACGGCGTGCGGATTCACGCGCGTACCGTCGATGCCTCCGGCGTCATCTTGATCCAGCAGCAACCCGGCGCCGACACGTTGAGCGCTGGCGCGGCGGTTAATATCGGCCAGACCGCGGCTCAGCCGATGCTGGCACGCAGCAATGACGGCGGCATCCAGATCATTGCCGCCAGTGATGTGCATTTATCCGGAACCCTGCGAGCCGACGGCGCTCAGACCACGGGCGGTAGCAGCGTGCTCGTCGCGGCGGACGGCGATGCGACCCTCAACGGTGCCACAATCCAGGCCGATCGTTGGGGCAGCGACGCCGATGGTGGGGCCGTAACCGTCACGGTCGGCCATGATTTGGGACTGAAAAACACCGATATCAGTGCCAACGCGGGTACAACCGGCGATGGTGGCACGATCACCGTTCTGGCTGGCCATGACGCAACGGTCGATAATCTTCAGGTCAGCGCCCGTGGTGGAGATCAAGGCGGGCATGGCGGTACCGTGGAAGTCAGCGCCATCCACAGCGAAATGCTGTCCGGTGCCAGCTTCGACCTCTCGGCGCCCAAAGGCACGGGTGGTTTGCTGTCGTTCGACCCTGATGATCTGACCATCAGCGGACAAGTGAATACCAACGGGGCTGTCTATACACAGATAAAGGCCGGCACTATTACTGTCGAGAATGGCGGCGTGATCAACACTCGCATGACGAGCGATTCGGGTTCGTCGGCAGCCAAGGCGGCACCCAACGATGTGTCCGATCTGTCGAAGGGTGATTCCGGCAATATATCGCTCGAAGCGCCCATCATTACCCTGAACTCGGGCGCCCAACTGCTCGCGTTCGCCAGCGGTGGGTATACCGCGGGGGATATCAGCCTCACCGCCGAGGCCACTGACAACCAGCCATTCGGGCTCGCCGATGCCGAGACGGCCATCACCGTCAACGGCACGCTCAAGGGCGGCAATATCGATATCGCCGCCAGCTCCGAAGCCACGGCGGACTACAGCGACCTGAAACAGTCGATCAGCGATACCCTGGATCAGGTGGCCAGCGTCACGGGCATCC is from Salinisphaera sp. LB1 and encodes:
- a CDS encoding SapC family protein produces the protein MSNTANESDPVIEEGRQAPVKALLFYEKPVPLNRDRHLRLRLQSGTASYKFARATNSIPIAAAEFSEAARHYPIVFAGDAPENSVPAVLLGLRADENLFVDTDGDWPRGYIPAFVRRYPFVLAEQDNGEDFTVCVDEHYPGLNEQEGELLFEDDGSEGAFLTRAIAFLRHFQGQMKRTQSFVARLNELGLLEAKVIQSRMGEGSEPVTLRGFHVINENKLQELTDAALRQLLVNGELAWIYAHLISLANVDALSQRLKAEGDTSFQP